In a single window of the Gadus chalcogrammus isolate NIFS_2021 chromosome 20, NIFS_Gcha_1.0, whole genome shotgun sequence genome:
- the rab3gap1 gene encoding rab3 GTPase-activating protein catalytic subunit — protein MAADSDPETEVFEITDFTTASEWERFVSRVEEVLNDWKLIGSSAGRASPEKGEYTSGTWEEKSQEINFADFKFSITHHYLKQESDKSDLKEELEEDAFPLAMQDLLCMNNDFPPRAHCLVRWYGMREFLVISPGTNCEAITSESKCNLLLSSVSISLANSGCQVPMFVQIQQKWRRLYAGECQGPGVRTDFEMVHLRKVPSQYNHLSGLLDIFKAKIGCPLTPLPPVTIAIRFTYVLQDWQQYSWPQQPPDFDALLGGEVGGVEFGKLPFGACEDPISELHLATTWPHLTEGIVVDNDVYSDLDPLQAPHWSVRVRKAENPQCLLGDFLNEFFKLCCRKESTEEILGRGLTEEEGKENTDLSAALSKLTEPAAAPMSKLSVSSMVHSARKHIRRHRRVDESPLSNDVLNSILLYLFPDAAVERSSTGTSDASDGRAAPPPSTGGRSEPDKDSDYNLFNQLKSAPSDSLTYRLALCVCLVNFYHGGVRALAHLWQEFVLEMRFRWENNHLVYGLASGAPDLRCCLLHQKLQMLNCCIERKRARDESRKASDGGKERDRQLPGGGENGRRSRRGEGAAGATAATAAGSGAAREASPGKSWDSWSDSEDEFFECLSDQEEAAAAKEGEAEKGAAGRAKPPDGRLHPHGTMTLLNPSTEPMYIPVTQEPAPMTEDLLEEQSEVLAKLGTTAEGAHLRARMQSACLLSDMESFKAANPGCSLEDFVRWYSPRDYVEEEVVDEAGAPVLRGELSARMKIPGNMWAEAWDTARSVPARRQKRLFDDTKEAEKVLHYLSVQKPADLTRHLLPCILHAAVLKLKEEESLEDIPSVKKAVQQATSHASKQLRHPNPDHKKLEEVISQLVAVETVIARARSLKAKFGIGKAEAGEDSEDLEKFVISLLEEPEVAVLGAGRGPAGSIIHKLFVSSQRAALLAPMDDDLVRPGGGADDRKPMGGGLNVPDFPPPAGREILLRTCVPRPAPYSKALPQRLFCVLLREDFRLAGALSSDTSFF, from the exons ATGGCAGCGGACAGTGAT CCCGAGACGGAGGTGTTTGAGATCACGGACTTCACTACCGCGTCCGAATGGGAAAG GTTTGTGTCAAGAGTTGAGGAAGTGTTAAATGACTGGAAGCTCATTGGCAGCTCTGCCGGAAGGGCTTCTCCAGAGAAG GGTGAATACACCAGTGGCACCTGGGAGGAAAAGTCTCAGGAGATCAACTTCGCTGACTTCAAGTTCTCTATAACCCACCACTACTTGAAGCAGGAATCAGACAAGAGTGATCTGAAAGAGGAACTCGAGGAAG ATGCATTTCCCTTGGCTATGCAGGACCTCCTGTGTATGAACAATGATTTTCCTCCGAGGGCGCACTGTCTGGTGCGATG GTATGGCATGCGAGAGTTCTTGGTCATCTCACCGGGGACCAACTGTGAAGCCATCACCAGCGAGTCCAAGTGCAACTTACTGCTCAGCTCCGTCTCTATATCTCTGGCCAACAGCGGTTG TCAGGTGCCAATGTTTGTGCAGATCCAGCAGAAGTGGAGGCGGCTGTACGCCGGGGAGTGCCAGGGTCCGGGCGTGCGCACCGATTTTGAAATGGTCCACCTCCGCAAGGTGCCCAGCCAGTACAACCACCTGTCTGGCCTGCTCGACATCTTCAAGGCCAAGATA GGCTGTCCCCtgacccccctgccccccgtcACCATCGCCATCCGCTTCACTTACGTCCTGCAAGACTGGCAGCAGTACTCCTGGCCCCAGCAGCCTCCAG ACTTTGACGCTCTTCTCGGAGGCGAGGTGGGTGGGGTGGAGTTCGGCAAGCTTCCGTTCGGCGCCTGCGAGGACCCAATCAG TGAGCTGCACCTCGCCACCACTTGGCCGCACCTGACCGAAGGCATTGTGGTGGATAACGACGTCTACTC CGACCTGGACCCTCTCCAAGCCCCCCACTGGTCTGTGCGAGTCAGGAAAGCGGAAAATCCCCAATGCTTGTTAG gAGACTTCCTGAACGAGTTCTTCAAGCTTTGCTGTAGGAAGGAATCCACCGAGGAGATATTGGGCAGAGGATTGACCGAGGAAGAGGGCAAAG AGAACACTGACCTCAGCGCGGCTCTCTCCAAGCTGACGGAGCCGGCGGCCGCGCCCATGTCAAAGCTGTCCGTCTCCAGCATGGTGCACAGCGCCCGCAAGCACatccgccgccaccgccgcgtcGACGAGTCGCCGCTCAGCAACGACGTGCTCAACTCCATCCTGCTG TATTTATTCCCGGACGCGGCGGTGGAGAGGTCTTCGACGGGGACTTCGGACGCCAGCGACGGCCGGGCCGCGCCGCCACCTAGCACCGGCGGCAGGAGCGAGCCCGATAAAGACTCCGATTAT aACCTGTTCAACCAGCTGAAGTCGGCGCCCAGCGACAGTCTGACCTATCGGCTGGCCCTGTGCGTGTGCCTGGTAAACTTCTACCACGGTGGCGTGCGCGCCCTGGCCCATCTGTGGCAGGAGTTTGTGCTAGAGATGCGCTTCCGCTGGGAGAACAACCACCTAGTCTACGG GCTGGCCAGCGGAGCCCCTGATCTCCGCTGTTGTCTGCTGCATCAGAAGCTCCAG ATGCTCAACTGCTGCATCGAGAGGAAGCGGGCGAGGGACGAGTCCCGGAAGGCCAGCGACGGGGGAAAGGAGCGGGACCGACAGCTGCCGGGCGGCGGCGAGAACGGGCGCCGTAGCCGCCGCGGCGAGGGCGCGGCCGGTGCCACCGCCGCCACGGCGGCCGGCTCCGGCGCCGCGCGGGAGGCCTCCCCGGGGAAGTCGTGGGACTCGTGGAGCGACAGCGAGGACGAGTTCTTCGAGTGCCTGAGCGaccaggaggaggcggcggcggcgaaggAGGGCGAGGCGGAGAAGGGCGCAGCCGGCAGGGCCAAGCCCCCCGACGGCAGGCTCCACCCCCACGGCACCATGACCCTCCTGAACCCGTCCACAGAGCCCATGTACATCCCCGTCACGCAG GAGCCGGCCCCCATGACGGAGGACCTCCTGGAGGAGCAGTCGGAGGTGCTGGCCAAGCTGGGCACCACGGCCGAGGGTGCCCACCTCCGGGCCCGCATGCAGAGCGCCTGCCTGCTCTCCGACATGGAGTCCTTCaag GCCGCCAACCCGGGCTGCTCTCTGGAGGACTTTGTGCGCTGGTACTCTCCCCGGGActacgtggaggaggaggtggtggacgaGGCGGGCGCCCCCGTGCTCCGGGGCGAGCTGAGCGCCAGGATGAAGATCCCGGGGAACATGTGGGCCGAGGCCTGGGACACGGCCAGGTCGGTGCCCGCGCGCCGCCAGAAGCGGCTGTTTGACGACACCAAAGAGGCCGAGAAG gtcctgCACTACCTGTCAGTCCAAAAACCAGCTGACCTGACCCGGCATCTCCTGCCATGCATCCTGCATGCTGCCGTGCTCAagctcaaggaggagg AGTCCCTGGAGGACATCCCTTCAGTGAAGAAAGCTGTCCAGCAGGCCACTTCTCATGCCAGCAAGCAGCTACGACACCCCAACCCCGACCACAAGAAGCTCGAA GAAGTCATCAGTCAGCTGGTGGCGGTGGAGACAGTCATTGCCCGCGCCCGCTCCCTCAAGGCAAAGTTTGGCATAGGCAAAGCTGAGGCAGGAGAGGATTCCGAAGATCTGGAGAA GTTCGTCATCTCCTTGCTGGAGGAGCCGGAGGTGGCGGTGTTGGGTGCTGGACGCGGGCCGGCTGGCAGCATCATCCACAAGCTGTTTGTCAGCTCTCAGAGG